AAGCTGCGTTGCTCGTAATCGGCCAGCACCAGGAACGGCGAACGCCGGTCGCGCGCCTTCTGCCTGGGCTGGCGCAGCGGCTTGGCCGGTTTCGCCGGCGCGGCCTCCGCCGCCGGAGCGGCTTCGACCGCCGCCTCGACCGCCGCGGCCGCGACCGTTTCGGCCGTTTCGATGACGGCCGCGGGGGCCTCTTCCTCGATCGCGGCAACCGGGGTCTCAGCCTCGGCCACCGGTACGGCGACCGCTGCCGCCTGCTGCGGCTTGCCGCCCTTGCCCTTGTTCTTGCCGCGCTTGCTCATCTTCAGTGTCCGACCAGTGCTTTGATCCGCTCGATCAGGTCGCTTTCGCGCGGCGGCTTGACGATGTAGTCCTTGGCGCCCTGGCGCAGGCCCCACATCTTGTCGGTTTCGAGGTTCTTGGTGCTGACGATCAGCACCGGGATATGGCTGGTGTCGGCATCGCGCGACAACGCGCGGGTGGCCTGGAAGCCGTTCATGCCGGGCAGCACCACGTCCATCAGCACCAGGTCGGGCTTGTCGCGCTTGCAACTGGCGATGCCGTCCTCGGCGTTGCCCGAGGTGGTGACCTGGTGCCCGTTGCGTTCCAGCAACTGGGCCATGACCGCGGCCTCGGTCGGTGAATCCTCGATCAGCAGTATGCGTGCCATGCGTGCCTTACCCCCCGGTCAGGCGTTGACGTACGTTCGGATCGCGCCCAGCAGTTCTTCGCGGGTGAATGGCTTGGTCAGGTACTGCTCGGAACCGACGATACGGCCACGGGCCTTGTCGAATAAACCATCTTTCGACGAAAGCATGATGACCGGCACGGATTTGAAGGTCTGGTTGTTCTTGATCAGCGCGCAGGTCTGATATCCGTCGAGGCGCGGCATCATGATGTCGACGAAGATGATCTGCGGATTGTGGTCGGCGATCTTGGCCAGTGCCTCGAAGCCATCGGTCGCCGTGACCACCTCGCAACCCTCGCGCGAAAGCAGGGTCTCCGCCGTGCGGCGGATGGTCTTGGAGTCGTCGATGACCATCACCCTCAATCCCTTGAGGCTGACGTCCTGGGCGTCCTGCGTCATGCGTTCCCCTTGAGCCGCTGATCGCCGCCACGGAATTCGTCGCGGCGCGGACTGCCTATATCCCAGTCCGTGGACGACGTGTCAAGCGCCGCAATGCGTCACATCGGTGGAGGGACGGGGCGCCCTGCTAACATCGCGGCAGCCTTTCCCGGACGTGCCGATGCCCCCCGCT
Above is a genomic segment from Thermomonas aquatica containing:
- a CDS encoding response regulator: MARILLIEDSPTEAAVMAQLLERNGHQVTTSGNAEDGIASCKRDKPDLVLMDVVLPGMNGFQATRALSRDADTSHIPVLIVSTKNLETDKMWGLRQGAKDYIVKPPRESDLIERIKALVGH
- the pilG gene encoding twitching motility response regulator PilG — encoded protein: MTQDAQDVSLKGLRVMVIDDSKTIRRTAETLLSREGCEVVTATDGFEALAKIADHNPQIIFVDIMMPRLDGYQTCALIKNNQTFKSVPVIMLSSKDGLFDKARGRIVGSEQYLTKPFTREELLGAIRTYVNA